The Nitrosomonas sp. sh817 genome includes a window with the following:
- a CDS encoding alpha/beta fold hydrolase — MKLITSKDGTAIACWQSGSGDPLLLIHGTTGDHTTWTPPLSQLQRHFTVFTMDRRGRGHSGDNHSYALARECEDIAAVVDAIGDRVDVLGHSFGGLCALEAALLTPNIGKLILYEPSITLAGSNWSAALENRLQALWHQSAWEDSLLLFFRDLLKTPQHEMTALQAGSGWTSRVAAAHTILRELQSIDRYVFTPQRFQGLSHPVLLMIGGDSHERRFQTAGLLQQCLSHSQRVILPGQQHSAMRSAPALFAQTLIELLNQS, encoded by the coding sequence ATGAAACTGATCACTTCCAAAGACGGTACCGCGATTGCCTGCTGGCAAAGCGGTTCGGGCGATCCGCTGCTGCTGATACACGGAACTACCGGCGATCACACCACGTGGACTCCGCCGCTTTCCCAACTGCAACGGCACTTCACCGTTTTCACCATGGACCGGCGCGGCCGCGGGCATAGCGGCGATAACCACAGCTATGCGTTAGCGCGCGAATGCGAAGATATCGCCGCGGTCGTCGACGCCATTGGCGATCGGGTCGATGTGCTGGGCCATTCATTCGGCGGACTGTGCGCGCTTGAAGCTGCGTTACTGACACCCAACATCGGCAAACTGATTCTCTATGAGCCTTCAATCACGCTGGCCGGCAGCAACTGGTCCGCGGCGCTGGAAAATCGCTTGCAAGCGCTGTGGCATCAAAGCGCATGGGAAGATTCGCTGCTATTATTTTTCCGCGATTTGCTCAAAACACCGCAACACGAGATGACCGCCTTGCAAGCCGGATCCGGCTGGACTTCACGGGTAGCCGCCGCTCATACCATCTTGCGCGAATTGCAGAGCATCGATCGGTATGTTTTTACACCACAGAGATTTCAAGGATTGAGTCATCCCGTTCTGCTGATGATCGGCGGCGATAGTCATGAACGGCGCTTCCAAACAGCCGGGCTGTTGCAACAATGCTTGAGCCATAGTCAACGCGTCATCTTGCCAGGACAACAACACAGCGCCATGCGCAGCGCG
- a CDS encoding alginate export family protein translates to MTAVAKETLINSANEMKREAHGTQQPRYINKIGEDASTAQRSDSLVQSINQRFPKASNDPKPLGYINQYWRINGEWMSSYEAWNFFRPEAAVDNSYDLWVLRGRLGAMFTSSYVDGFAQGQYIGLYGLPNDAVVPGGGSLGLGAAYFQTNQATDASNVFLKQGYLNFKLHAAGVPGASVKAGRFELTDGMETASGMEKFDALKRRRIAKRLLGGFNAIYIGRTFDGFSVVYDQPSVNLTVSGVRPTQGNLTVQGGQQINDINIVFAALTAKKDVWLSGTEGRLFYMNYDDQRDTQVIDNRSAAARPFLQQQKLDIHTIGANVLSLQPLGAGSFDALLWAAYQFGEWTSQSHRAWAVAAEAGYQWTQLPLKPWLRAVYYRSSGDSDPHDGQHQTYFSGVPSGRLYAKFPFYNLMNIQDAFVEIITSLTPKLQANINVHQLSLGNSKDLLYGGLGAALNSGAFGYSGNAAGGASDIGQLVDIALTYTYSKQFTARLYFGHAFGGDVLKTIYPGKSDANNFLVDFNMIF, encoded by the coding sequence ATGACTGCTGTTGCTAAGGAAACGCTGATTAATTCGGCGAACGAGATGAAGCGCGAGGCGCACGGAACGCAGCAACCTAGATATATCAACAAGATAGGCGAGGACGCGAGTACCGCGCAACGAAGTGATTCGCTCGTGCAGTCAATTAATCAGCGTTTCCCTAAGGCAAGCAATGATCCTAAGCCGCTGGGGTATATCAATCAATACTGGCGCATCAATGGCGAGTGGATGAGCAGTTATGAAGCATGGAATTTCTTCCGTCCGGAAGCCGCCGTCGATAATTCTTATGACTTATGGGTGCTGCGCGGCAGGCTTGGCGCCATGTTCACATCATCCTATGTGGATGGTTTTGCGCAAGGGCAATATATCGGCTTATACGGTTTGCCGAATGATGCCGTCGTGCCGGGCGGCGGATCGCTAGGGTTAGGGGCGGCCTACTTCCAAACCAATCAGGCAACCGATGCGAGTAATGTGTTTTTGAAACAGGGTTATTTGAATTTCAAACTTCATGCAGCGGGCGTTCCGGGCGCTTCCGTCAAAGCCGGGCGCTTCGAGCTTACGGATGGCATGGAAACCGCCAGCGGCATGGAAAAATTCGATGCACTGAAGCGCCGCCGCATCGCCAAACGGTTATTGGGCGGTTTCAACGCAATTTATATCGGACGGACATTCGACGGTTTCTCGGTGGTTTACGATCAGCCATCGGTCAATTTAACCGTCAGCGGCGTGCGGCCGACGCAAGGTAATCTTACGGTGCAAGGGGGGCAGCAAATAAATGATATTAATATTGTTTTTGCAGCGCTGACCGCCAAAAAAGACGTGTGGTTGTCCGGTACCGAGGGCCGCTTGTTTTATATGAATTACGACGATCAGCGCGATACGCAAGTGATCGACAATCGTTCCGCCGCTGCGAGACCGTTTCTCCAGCAGCAGAAACTGGATATTCATACCATCGGAGCCAACGTGCTGTCGCTACAACCTTTGGGGGCCGGTAGTTTTGATGCCTTGCTGTGGGCTGCTTATCAATTCGGTGAATGGACTTCGCAATCGCATCGCGCCTGGGCTGTTGCCGCCGAGGCCGGCTATCAATGGACGCAATTGCCGCTGAAGCCCTGGTTGCGCGCTGTTTATTACCGCAGTTCGGGTGATAGCGATCCGCATGATGGCCAGCATCAAACCTATTTCTCCGGGGTGCCGAGCGGCCGGCTCTATGCCAAGTTCCCATTTTATAACCTGATGAATATCCAGGATGCATTTGTCGAGATCATTACTTCGCTTACGCCGAAATTGCAGGCGAATATCAATGTGCATCAACTGTCACTGGGCAATTCCAAGGATCTGCTGTACGGCGGTCTGGGAGCTGCATTGAACAGCGGCGCATTCGGCTATTCCGGCAACGCGGCAGGCGGCGCCAGCGATATCGGTCAGTTGGTGGATATTGCATTGACCTACACCTATAGCAAGCAATTTACCGCGCGCTTGTATTTCGGACATGCCTTCGGAGGCGATGTGCTGAAAACCATCTATCCCGGGAAAAGCGATGCGAATAATTTTCTAGTTGATTTCAATATGATTTTTTAG
- a CDS encoding glucuronyl hydrolase → MVAVNTTGDQPVSPREMLQAIELLFCRMDAIDQQCGNEFPLFSPGESNRWTVSQGGSWAGGFWSACWWLRAKVTDSIEDQRKASAISRQLAAKTAIDSGYRSLIFWYGAALGALWFQDAHAQQLTQLSVNAITHSFNPKLNCFPLGTAMGGGSRGNQAVTIDSFASMIQLLSSSDQNLHRFMAQRHTETMLAACYRDNGAVHATAQFDGRGFHPLGQAGQWSRGQAWAMLGLSRAAALWGEPYTTLARNACGYWITSRPDPLTPNRLGESISGYDPSASVIAALAMLSLANLLPDGESLRIYSYRQISAVIRSQFFTILQTDRDSIPDRRNGDSAIFWGCSYKTSPGVEELVESVWGSFFLMAALCALTGFVEPRHC, encoded by the coding sequence ATGGTTGCAGTGAATACAACTGGCGATCAGCCGGTTAGTCCCCGGGAAATGCTACAAGCTATCGAATTGCTATTTTGCCGCATGGATGCTATCGATCAGCAGTGTGGTAACGAATTTCCATTATTTTCTCCCGGAGAAAGCAATCGTTGGACGGTATCGCAAGGCGGTTCATGGGCTGGTGGATTTTGGAGCGCCTGCTGGTGGTTGCGGGCGAAGGTTACCGATTCGATTGAAGATCAGCGCAAGGCCTCGGCGATTTCCCGCCAGTTGGCTGCAAAAACCGCCATCGATTCCGGTTATCGCAGCTTGATTTTCTGGTATGGCGCAGCGTTGGGCGCATTGTGGTTTCAGGATGCGCATGCGCAACAACTGACGCAGCTATCGGTGAATGCGATTACGCATAGCTTTAATCCCAAGCTCAACTGTTTTCCGCTCGGTACCGCGATGGGCGGCGGCAGCCGCGGTAATCAAGCGGTTACGATTGATAGCTTCGCGTCGATGATCCAACTTCTGAGCAGTAGTGATCAGAATCTGCATCGTTTCATGGCGCAGCGGCATACCGAAACAATGCTGGCGGCGTGCTACCGCGATAACGGCGCGGTTCATGCGACCGCACAGTTCGATGGCCGGGGTTTCCATCCGCTCGGGCAAGCCGGGCAATGGTCGCGCGGTCAAGCATGGGCGATGCTGGGTTTGAGCCGGGCCGCGGCGTTGTGGGGAGAACCTTATACGACGCTGGCAAGAAATGCATGCGGGTATTGGATCACTTCCAGACCGGATCCGCTGACGCCCAACCGGCTGGGTGAATCGATATCCGGCTATGATCCTTCGGCATCGGTGATAGCGGCATTGGCAATGCTCTCATTGGCAAATCTTCTCCCGGATGGCGAATCGTTGCGGATATATTCGTACCGCCAAATCAGCGCGGTAATACGCAGTCAGTTTTTCACCATTCTACAAACGGATAGGGACTCCATACCGGACCGGAGGAACGGAGATTCCGCTATTTTCTGGGGATGCAGCTATAAAACCAGCCCGGGTGTTGAAGAATTGGTTGAATCCGTCTGGGGCAGTTTTTTTCTGATGGCCGCTTTATGCGCGTTGACCGGTTTTGTCGAACCGAGGCATTGTTAA